The following are encoded together in the Leguminivora glycinivorella isolate SPB_JAAS2020 chromosome 18, LegGlyc_1.1, whole genome shotgun sequence genome:
- the LOC125235715 gene encoding uncharacterized protein LOC125235715, translating into MCHIGMKQLQIKIGKQYTAKNMTKNIMNICKNCEVCIKNKSRGQIKYGLMSHLGPATKPFEIVSIDTIGGFGGSRSTKKYLHLLVDHFTRYAYIVTSKTQNAKDFIKLMNNVIKDYKIDMVLSDQYPGINSKEFKDFLNERSIQLIFTAVNAPFSNGLNERLNQTLVNKIRCVMNQKENTSAWTTIAHDCVNKYNNTEHTVTGFTPRYLLEGSDDSLLPDELKLDKTVDDWIEDKKLAFENSIKSHTYNKMMNDKTRTYHKFNTGDMVYVENGHKLNRKKLDELKIGPFEIKEKISNSIYRVNTGHKKLESNLFHITKLIPAPA; encoded by the coding sequence ATGTGTCACATAGGTATGAaacaattacaaataaaaattggaaaacaaTATACAGCAAAGAATATGACAAAAAATATCATGAATATATGTAAAAATTGCGAGGTCTGTATAAAAAACAAAAGTAGAGGACAGATAAAATATGGCTTGATGTCGCATTTAGGACCTGCTACTAAGCCTTTTGAAATCGTTTCCATAGATACCATTGGTGGATTCGGTGGTTCGCGTTCTACAAAAAAATACCTTCACCTTCTAGTGGATCACTTTACGCGATACGCATATATAGTGACCTCGAAGACCCAGAATGCAAAGGATTTCATAAAACTAATGAACAATGTAATAAAAGATTATAAAATTGACATGGTTTTATCAGACCAATATCCGGGGATAAATTCCAAGGAGttcaaagattttttaaacGAAAGATCAATACAGCTGATTTTCACAGCAGTAAATGCGCCATTCTCTAACGGTTTGAATGAGCGTTTAAATCAAACtctagtaaataaaataagatgtGTAATGAACCAGAAAGAGAATACGAGTGCTTGGACGACAATTGCTCATGATTGTGTTAACAAATATAACAATACTGAACACACAGTTACTGGTTTCACACCAAGATACCTTCTGGAAGGCTCAGATGATTCATTGCTACCAGACGAATTAAAATTAGACAAAACGGTAGATGACTGGATTGAAGATAAAAAACTTGCATTCGAAAATTCAATTAAATCTCATACTTATAATAAAATGATGAACGACAAGACTAGAACATACCATAAATTTAATACAGGTGATATGGTTTATGTAGAAAACGGACATAAATTAAACAGAAAAAAACTAGATGAATTAAAGATTGGACCTTTTGAAATCAAAGAAAAAATTTCAAATTCCATATATAGAGTTAATACAGGCCACAAGAAGTTGGAATCAAACCTATTTCATATAACAAAACTCATTCCAGCACCAGCATAA